Proteins encoded in a region of the Ursus arctos isolate Adak ecotype North America unplaced genomic scaffold, UrsArc2.0 scaffold_2, whole genome shotgun sequence genome:
- the ELF3 gene encoding ETS-related transcription factor Elf-3 isoform X1 yields MAATCEISNVFSNCFSAMYSSEEPALASVPAAATFGADDLVLTLSNPQMPLEGTEKASWSGKQPQFWSKAQVLDWISYQVEKNKYDASSIDFSRCDMDGATLCNCAPEELRLVFGPLGDQLYSQLWDLTSSFPDELSWIIELLEKDSMAFQETLGPFDQGSPFSQEMLEECRQPSPYFPGSYGPGAPSPGSSDVSTTGTGTSQSPHSSDSGGSDVDLDPSDSKLFCRDGFPDYKKGDPKHGKRKRGRPRKLSKDSRECLEGKKSKHAPRGTHLWEFIRDILIHPELNEGLMKWENRQEGVFKFLRSEAVAQLWGQKKKNSSMTYEKLSRAMRYYYKREILERVDGRRLVYKFGKNSSGWKEEEVAGSRN; encoded by the exons ATGGCTGCAACCTGTGAGATCAGCAACGTCTTTAGCAACTGCTTCAGTGCTATGTACAGCTCAGAGGAGCCCGCGCTGGCTTCTGTCCCTGCTGCCGCCACCTTTGGGGCCGATGACCTGGTGCTTACCCTGAGCAACCCCCAGATGCCTCTGGAGGGCACAG AGAAGGCCAGCTGGTCGGGGAAGCAGCCCCAGTTCTGGTCAAAGGCCCAGGTTCTGGACTGGATCAGCTACCaagtggagaaaaacaaatacgaCGCAAGCTCCATCGACTTCTCGCGGTGTGACATGGACGGGGCCACGCTCTGCAACTGTGCCCCCGAGGAGCTGCGTCTGGTCTTTGGGCCTCTGGGGGACCAACTCTATTCCCAGCTGTGGGACCTCA CTTCTAGCTTTCCTGATGAACTCAGCTGGATCATTGAGCTGCTGGAGAAGGACAGCATGGCCTTCCAGGAGACCCTGGGCCCCTTTG ACCAGGGAAGCCCCTTCAGCCAGGAGATGCTGGAGGAGTGCCGGCAGCCCAGCCCCTACTTCCCCGGCAGCTACGGCCCCGGAGCCCCCTCCCCCGGCAGCTCCGATGTCTCCACCACAG GGACTGGGACTTCCCAGAGCCCCCACTCCTCAGACTCCGGTGGAAGTGACGTGGACCTGGATCCCAGTGACAGCAAGCTCTTCTGTAGAG ACGGCTTTCCCGACTATAAGAAGGGGGATCCTAAGCACGGGAAGCGGAAACGGGGCCGGCCCCGAAAGCTGAGCAAAGACTCTCGGGAGTGTCTGGAGGGCAAGAAGAGCAAGCACG CCCCCAGAGGCACCCACCTGTGGGAGTTCATCCGGGACATCCTCATCCACCCGGAGCTCAATGAAGGCCTCATGAAGTGGGAGAACCGGCAAGAGGGCGTCTTCAAGTTCTTGCGGTCCGAGGCAGTGGCCCAGCTCTGGGgccagaagaagaagaacagcAGCATGACCTACGAGAAGCTGAGCAGGGCCATGAG GTACTACTACAAACGGGAGATCCTGGAGCGGGTGGATGGCCGGCGGCTGGTCTACAAGTTTGGCAAAAACTCCAGCggctggaaggaggaagaggttGCCGGGAGTCGGAACTGA
- the ELF3 gene encoding ETS-related transcription factor Elf-3 isoform X2: MAATCEISNVFSNCFSAMYSSEEPALASVPAAATFGADDLVLTLSNPQMPLEGTASSFPDELSWIIELLEKDSMAFQETLGPFDQGSPFSQEMLEECRQPSPYFPGSYGPGAPSPGSSDVSTTGTGTSQSPHSSDSGGSDVDLDPSDSKLFCRDGFPDYKKGDPKHGKRKRGRPRKLSKDSRECLEGKKSKHAPRGTHLWEFIRDILIHPELNEGLMKWENRQEGVFKFLRSEAVAQLWGQKKKNSSMTYEKLSRAMRYYYKREILERVDGRRLVYKFGKNSSGWKEEEVAGSRN, encoded by the exons ATGGCTGCAACCTGTGAGATCAGCAACGTCTTTAGCAACTGCTTCAGTGCTATGTACAGCTCAGAGGAGCCCGCGCTGGCTTCTGTCCCTGCTGCCGCCACCTTTGGGGCCGATGACCTGGTGCTTACCCTGAGCAACCCCCAGATGCCTCTGGAGGGCACAG CTTCTAGCTTTCCTGATGAACTCAGCTGGATCATTGAGCTGCTGGAGAAGGACAGCATGGCCTTCCAGGAGACCCTGGGCCCCTTTG ACCAGGGAAGCCCCTTCAGCCAGGAGATGCTGGAGGAGTGCCGGCAGCCCAGCCCCTACTTCCCCGGCAGCTACGGCCCCGGAGCCCCCTCCCCCGGCAGCTCCGATGTCTCCACCACAG GGACTGGGACTTCCCAGAGCCCCCACTCCTCAGACTCCGGTGGAAGTGACGTGGACCTGGATCCCAGTGACAGCAAGCTCTTCTGTAGAG ACGGCTTTCCCGACTATAAGAAGGGGGATCCTAAGCACGGGAAGCGGAAACGGGGCCGGCCCCGAAAGCTGAGCAAAGACTCTCGGGAGTGTCTGGAGGGCAAGAAGAGCAAGCACG CCCCCAGAGGCACCCACCTGTGGGAGTTCATCCGGGACATCCTCATCCACCCGGAGCTCAATGAAGGCCTCATGAAGTGGGAGAACCGGCAAGAGGGCGTCTTCAAGTTCTTGCGGTCCGAGGCAGTGGCCCAGCTCTGGGgccagaagaagaagaacagcAGCATGACCTACGAGAAGCTGAGCAGGGCCATGAG GTACTACTACAAACGGGAGATCCTGGAGCGGGTGGATGGCCGGCGGCTGGTCTACAAGTTTGGCAAAAACTCCAGCggctggaaggaggaagaggttGCCGGGAGTCGGAACTGA